From one Peptoniphilaceae bacterium AMB_02 genomic stretch:
- a CDS encoding HAD family phosphatase — MKGILFDLDGTLIDSMHVWQSLDKYFVESRGLVYDPKSTEELKAIGLNEAPKYFNKVYGMNITLDDMMDFMYETLESYYSEKFELKPGVYDKLTELHDMGIKMCITTATDSSLALKAIDRLGLSKFMQFTLTPDIAGLEKGELEFFRIARSRLGTEAHKTYVFDDALYALENAVKLGMIPVGVEDFTSIAEQRALRKISKIYLEGFHQLDVNRI; from the coding sequence ATGAAGGGGATACTCTTTGATTTAGATGGCACTCTAATAGATTCAATGCATGTTTGGCAGAGTCTGGATAAATACTTCGTGGAATCAAGAGGACTTGTTTATGATCCCAAGTCTACCGAGGAGCTAAAAGCCATTGGACTGAATGAAGCACCGAAGTATTTTAATAAAGTATATGGGATGAATATAACTCTGGACGATATGATGGATTTTATGTATGAAACCTTGGAATCCTATTATTCAGAAAAATTTGAGCTAAAACCGGGAGTATATGATAAATTAACAGAACTGCATGATATGGGAATAAAGATGTGTATCACTACAGCTACAGACAGTTCACTGGCTTTAAAGGCAATTGATAGACTTGGACTATCCAAATTTATGCAATTTACCCTTACACCTGATATCGCGGGTTTGGAAAAAGGTGAGCTTGAATTTTTTAGAATAGCAAGGTCAAGACTTGGTACAGAGGCTCATAAGACATATGTTTTTGACGATGCTTTATATGCTCTTGAAAATGCTGTAAAACTTGGGATGATACCGGTGGGAGTCGAGGATTTCACAAGCATTGCAGAACAAAGAGCATTAAGAAAAATCTCCAAGATATACCTTGAGGGATTTCATCAATTAGATGTAAATAGGATATAG
- a CDS encoding chromate transporter, translating into MDGKRDVEERTSYTTLFFTFLRIGAFTFGGGLAMLPILKREVVDNHKWASEEELIDYYSIGQMTPGIIAINVSTIIGYKKRGILGAFIAAFSFLLPAFLLITLLASLIFRYSNNEYLQYAFNGIRITVCALIGHTVIKMAKIGVVDLITGLIFIASFIMIAILEISPIPVVVFAALTGMISKGVRR; encoded by the coding sequence ATGGATGGGAAAAGAGATGTTGAAGAGAGAACGAGTTACACAACTCTCTTCTTTACCTTTTTAAGGATTGGAGCATTCACATTTGGGGGCGGTCTTGCGATGCTTCCCATACTCAAAAGAGAAGTTGTAGACAATCATAAATGGGCTTCTGAAGAGGAATTAATCGATTATTACTCCATTGGACAGATGACACCCGGGATTATAGCCATCAATGTATCTACCATTATAGGTTATAAAAAAAGAGGTATTCTAGGTGCTTTTATAGCGGCATTTTCTTTTTTGCTACCGGCATTTTTACTGATAACCTTACTTGCATCCCTAATCTTCAGGTATTCAAATAATGAATATCTGCAATATGCATTCAATGGGATAAGAATCACGGTATGCGCCTTAATAGGTCATACTGTAATTAAAATGGCTAAGATTGGCGTAGTAGATTTAATTACCGGATTGATTTTTATCGCTTCATTTATAATGATTGCCATACTCGAAATATCCCCCATTCCCGTGGTAGTTTTTGCCGCTCTAACGGGAATGATTTCTAAGGGGGTAAGAAGATGA
- a CDS encoding chromate transporter — protein sequence MIYLLLFIEFFKAGLFSIGGGPATIPFLKQMSVKYGWFTSSELLDMIAISESTPGAIGTNMATYVGMKVAGVPGAIVSTSALALPSIIIIILIINVIVKYRESRLMMDSFYGIRPATAGLVFGAMGEIFAVSLFSYNIFKQTNYLMDLFKIGPLILFSIMFLIHYKIPRIHPIALIIAGAVIGVIFKL from the coding sequence ATGATATATTTATTGCTGTTTATTGAATTTTTTAAAGCGGGACTTTTCTCAATAGGAGGAGGACCTGCAACAATACCCTTTTTAAAGCAGATGTCTGTAAAATACGGGTGGTTTACGAGTTCGGAATTACTGGATATGATTGCTATATCAGAATCAACCCCGGGAGCGATAGGAACAAATATGGCGACATATGTGGGCATGAAAGTGGCGGGTGTTCCCGGAGCCATAGTATCTACAAGTGCATTGGCACTTCCGTCCATTATAATAATTATTTTGATAATCAATGTAATAGTAAAATATAGAGAAAGCAGATTGATGATGGATTCGTTTTATGGAATCAGACCGGCGACTGCAGGTCTGGTATTCGGAGCGATGGGCGAGATCTTCGCGGTCAGTCTATTCAGCTACAATATCTTTAAACAGACGAATTATCTAATGGATCTATTTAAAATTGGACCACTAATACTCTTTTCAATAATGTTTTTAATCCATTATAAAATCCCTAGAATCCATCCGATAGCATTGATAATAGCAGGTGCTGTCATAGGTGTAATATTTAAACTATAG
- a CDS encoding AAA family ATPase, translating to MDIYKYSQSAINVIKAANQIAIRKSNSEVTDLHLLLSILQYQDISIREHLTSMGVIVQELEDATENAVDKLRSSKGLTSLYTSRSHQRALLISEEISRNFYEELVSLEHLLLALLREEDMATAKLAKIHGLDYAGLTKQISKKFNEGFMNGISQETVQTLSKYGRDLTKEAMEGRLDPLIGREEEIRNAIRILSRRIKNNPVLIGEPGVGKTAIVEGIVQRIVKGDVPDNLKGKLVFSLDMTSLIAGAKFRGDFEERLQKLLELIRDSEGKIILFIDELHNIVGAGNTSGTMDTANMLKPMLARGEILTIGATTIDEYRKYIEVDGALDRRFQKILIEEPSVEATIAIMRGIKAKYENHHMVRITDPALTEAVRLSKRFLTERKLPDVVIDVIDEACALVKMVRDQKPMELDDLHRNIVKVEMERITLKNEDDAISKHRMLEKETEIEELKKKLEERTELYNLEKERQENIVRLERELELIRIEIERVKEEHDFDKLDDLLKTEGKLEKKLNSYENCEPYYPLQTKVTEDEVREIISIMSGMPTGKLHLDKLQNIKEIKARLNEEFVGGDEVISKIINTYMISESGLISRHKPIGSFLIYGPPGSGKSYIAELLSKYIYDGEKSLIRFDMSEFTDKSTITKLIGAPPGYVGYEFGGILTEALRTKPYSIVLFDNINNSHIEVQSLIVQMVHEGKLKDNKGRSINLKNTIIILTMTTDPGEDFGAVKSKLKSDIDKYVDYVFRLEEVNKNTTKKLIELNLKKLADELSERQISLIWTDEFLEDLTQRSFSENLDSRGIKKLVEQNIATLICASNLESELDSFSTLTLSLDEDKEFKLIIEKNKD from the coding sequence ATGGATATCTATAAATATTCACAATCTGCTATAAATGTAATAAAAGCTGCCAATCAAATAGCTATACGTAAGAGTAATTCAGAAGTAACCGACTTACACTTGCTATTATCGATACTGCAGTATCAAGACATTTCTATAAGAGAGCATTTGACCTCCATGGGGGTCATAGTTCAGGAATTGGAAGATGCAACTGAAAATGCAGTAGATAAACTACGCTCGTCAAAGGGGCTTACCAGTCTGTATACAAGTAGATCACATCAAAGGGCACTTCTCATATCTGAAGAGATATCTAGAAATTTCTATGAAGAGCTCGTGTCCTTGGAACATCTATTACTGGCCTTGCTTAGAGAAGAAGATATGGCTACTGCAAAATTGGCCAAAATACATGGCTTGGATTATGCTGGATTGACTAAACAAATCTCGAAAAAATTTAACGAAGGATTTATGAACGGTATTTCACAAGAGACCGTTCAGACTCTATCCAAGTATGGTAGAGACCTGACTAAAGAAGCCATGGAGGGAAGACTTGATCCTTTAATCGGAAGAGAAGAAGAGATTAGAAACGCAATAAGGATACTCTCAAGACGTATTAAGAACAATCCCGTATTGATAGGTGAACCGGGAGTTGGAAAGACTGCAATAGTTGAGGGAATTGTTCAAAGAATTGTAAAAGGCGATGTACCGGACAATCTAAAAGGAAAACTCGTGTTTTCACTGGATATGACATCTCTTATAGCAGGTGCAAAGTTTAGGGGTGACTTCGAGGAAAGATTACAAAAGCTTCTTGAGCTAATAAGGGATTCTGAAGGTAAGATAATCCTGTTTATAGATGAATTACACAATATAGTCGGAGCAGGCAATACCTCAGGAACTATGGATACTGCAAATATGTTAAAACCAATGCTGGCACGAGGAGAGATTCTGACCATAGGAGCCACCACCATTGATGAATATAGAAAATATATCGAGGTAGACGGAGCACTTGATAGAAGATTCCAAAAGATTTTGATAGAGGAGCCGAGTGTGGAAGCCACTATCGCTATAATGAGGGGAATCAAAGCAAAGTATGAGAACCATCATATGGTGAGAATTACCGATCCTGCCTTGACTGAGGCTGTAAGGCTTTCCAAGAGATTCCTAACCGAGAGAAAGCTTCCGGATGTTGTAATAGATGTAATCGATGAGGCTTGTGCATTGGTAAAGATGGTTAGAGACCAAAAGCCAATGGAACTGGACGATCTTCATAGAAATATTGTAAAAGTCGAAATGGAAAGAATTACATTAAAAAATGAAGATGATGCTATTTCTAAACATAGAATGCTGGAAAAAGAAACAGAGATAGAAGAGCTTAAGAAGAAACTCGAAGAACGAACAGAACTATATAATCTGGAAAAAGAGAGACAGGAAAATATAGTAAGACTCGAAAGGGAATTGGAATTAATAAGGATTGAAATAGAGAGAGTCAAAGAAGAACATGATTTCGATAAACTGGACGATCTGCTAAAAACAGAAGGAAAGCTTGAGAAAAAGTTAAACTCTTATGAAAACTGTGAACCCTATTATCCACTACAGACCAAGGTAACCGAAGACGAAGTTAGAGAGATTATTTCTATTATGTCTGGGATGCCAACAGGAAAACTGCATTTGGACAAATTACAGAATATTAAGGAAATAAAAGCCAGGTTGAATGAGGAATTTGTAGGTGGAGACGAAGTAATATCAAAAATCATTAATACATATATGATTTCAGAGTCGGGACTGATATCAAGACATAAGCCAATAGGAAGTTTTCTTATATATGGTCCTCCGGGTTCAGGTAAAAGCTATATTGCAGAACTCTTATCCAAATATATTTACGATGGAGAGAAGAGTCTTATCAGATTTGACATGAGTGAGTTTACCGACAAGTCCACCATTACAAAATTAATAGGGGCACCTCCGGGATATGTGGGTTATGAGTTTGGAGGAATATTGACAGAAGCACTTAGAACCAAACCTTATAGTATTGTTCTTTTTGATAATATCAATAATTCCCATATAGAAGTCCAGAGTTTAATCGTTCAAATGGTTCATGAAGGTAAACTAAAGGATAATAAAGGCAGAAGTATAAATTTAAAAAATACAATTATAATTTTGACTATGACTACGGATCCGGGCGAAGATTTCGGGGCAGTTAAGTCAAAGTTAAAATCCGATATAGATAAATACGTGGATTATGTGTTCCGCTTGGAAGAAGTAAACAAAAACACAACCAAAAAGCTAATTGAACTCAATTTGAAGAAACTTGCAGATGAATTGAGCGAAAGGCAGATAAGTTTAATATGGACAGATGAATTTCTCGAGGATTTAACTCAAAGGTCATTTTCAGAGAACTTAGACTCAAGAGGTATAAAGAAACTGGTTGAACAGAATATTGCAACTTTGATATGTGCCAGCAATCTGGAGAGTGAATTGGATAGTTTCTCAACACTGACTTTAAGCTTGGATGAAGATAAAGAATTTAAGTTAATAATAGAAAAAAATAAAGATTAG